A part of Kwoniella dejecticola CBS 10117 chromosome 5, complete sequence genomic DNA contains:
- a CDS encoding OPT family small oligopeptide transporter, translating to MAVSEIETERGPLANSLKCNDEQGPLPDLLPTQAEAGKNGNAVKQRPLQQSCKKTSSPVATDTSLSTDAAADFTYMDVEGITDVHDDVESSTNNIRMWTLTFGITTVITGVDALFQLRYPTVTVSSIVAVLVAWPLGWAWHAFVPDWSLRIGFGKKLQLNPGPFTRKEHACVLMFTNVCIATALTNTLVVEQVKYFNIDIGIGRVFYLNLVCYFISFGWTGLAQNILIKPANVTWPGVLGQIALISTVDKFGKRSKCLEKGGPRTWGLSRMGMFGIVTGCSFVYYWFSGFIFTALADIGAFISWAAPNNATLSQIFGVTTGLGLFPLALDWGQISNLSNPLLTPFWAASCIFGSFVFWTWIVLPALYYTNTWQSAHFPIMTNKLFTVKGKTYDFSKVVNSRWKLDEAKYFAYSPLMLPAAFVLNSALGVASFIAMILHFVFNWREDFWEPLRDPNKQADRHNVLMQRYEQVPKWVYLISTVVGLVLGIIYCELWKDDMQISGGAFVVAIVLCASFFIPLALVEARANFVITLNNFLEMVSAFWLKGQPIACMYFTVFGYGTLQHALHQSEAAKVGHYLKVPPRLTAVLLFCAGIWSSLVNGTVTYWALKHTPDVCTTKAANNFNCRKASVTFNQHVAWGLLGNKLFAAGGRYVEIYYFIIAAILLCLFVFAMQKRYPASTWRLVNPILLVASGTKIPVNTGINFSSWFVMAFIFGYIIHKKKTTLWRKFNMIVAVGLDAGVAIAVIIIYFALTYTGAANGFKWWGSTVQSRGCDAEGCPHRSIGSLSKPDGW from the coding sequence ATGGCCGTCTCTGAGATCGAGACAGAGCGAGGGCCGCTCGCCAATTCCTTGAAGTGCAACGACGAGCAAGGACCCCTTCCGGACCTGCTCCCTACCCAAGCTGAAGCGGGGAAAAATGGAAACGCAGTGAAACAACGACCGCTGCAGCAATCATGCAAGAAGACTTCATCCCCCGTAGCGACCGACACGAGCCTGTCGACAGACGCTGCTGCGGACTTCACCTACATGGACGTTGAAGGTATTACCGATGTGCACGATGACGTCGAATCGTCGACGAATAATATTCGCATGTGGACCCTCACTTTCGGAATCACGACCGTCATCACGGGCGTTGATGCATTATTTCAGCTCAGGTATCCCACTGTCACGGTCTCGAGCATCGTCGCCGTACTTGTAGCGTGGCCATTGGGCTGGGCATGGCACGCGTTCGTCCCCGACTGGTCACTCCGCATCGGCTTTGGCAAGAAGTTGCAGCTCAATCCCGGTCCATTCACCCGAAAGGAGCACGCTTGCGTCCTCATGTTCACCAATGTCTGCATTGCGACTGCTCTCACAAACACTCTGGTCGTAGAACAGGTCAAGTActtcaacatcgatatcggCATTGGACGCGTGTTCTACCTGAATCTGGTCTGCTATTTCATCTCCTTCGGCTGGACGGGACTTGCCCAGAATATACTTATCAAGCCAGCCAATGTAACCTGGCCAGGTGTCCTCGGCCAGATCGCCCTGATAAGCACAGTCGACAAATTCGGCAAGAGATCGAAATGTCTGGAGAAGGGCGGGCCAAGGACGTGGGGCTTATCGCGAATGGGCATGTTTGGGATCGTTACCGGCTGTTCTTTCGTCTACTACTGGTTTTCGGGGTTCATTTTCACCGCACTTGCCGATATCGGGGCCTTCATTTCATGGGCTGCGCCGAACAATGCGACATTGTCACAGATTTTCGGTGTCACGACAGGGCTTGGCCTGTTCCCACTCGCCCTCGATTGGGGACAAATTTCGAACTTGTCCAACCCGCTGCTCACGCCGTTTTGGGCGGCAAGTTGCATCTTTGGGTCCTTCGTCTTTTGGACGTGGATCGTGCTGCCGGCACTATACTATACAAACACCTGGCAGTCGGCACACTTTCCCATCATGACCAACAAGCTCTTTACCGTCAAAGGCAAGACTTACGACTTTTCCAAGGTTGTCAATAGCCGGTGGAAATTGGATGAAGCCAAGTACTTTGCCTACTCGCCGCTCATGCTGCCCGCGGCTTTTGTGCTCAACTCGGCTCTTGGCGTCGCGTCTTTTATCGCTATGATACTCCACTTCGTGTTCAACTGGCGTGAAGACTTTTGGGAACCTCTTCGAGACCCTAACAAACAGGCTGACCGCCACAACGTCCTCATGCAGCGTTACGAGCAGGTTCCCAAGTGGGTGTACCTGATCTCGACTGTTGTCGGTCTTGTCCTCGGCATCATCTACTGCGAATTATGGAAGGACGATATGCAGATCTCGGGAGGAGCATTCGTTGTCGCTATCGTACTGTGCGCTTCATTCTTTATCCCGCTCGCCCTGGTCGAAGCTCGAGCAAATTTTGTGATTACACTCAACAACTTCCTCGAAATGGTATCGGCCTTCTGGCTAAAAGGACAGCCCATTGCCTGCATGTACTTTACGGTCTTCGGCTACGGAACCCTACAACATGCGCTACATCAGTCGGAAGCGGCAAAGGTTGGGCACTATCTCAAGGTGCCTCCGCGACTCACCGCGGTACTCCTCTTCTGCGCTGGGATCTGGTCCTCGCTGGTGAACGGCACGGTCACTTACTGGGCGCTGAAACATACACCGGATGTCTGTACCACTAAAGCAGCCAATAACTTCAATTGCCGGAAAGCGAGCGTTACCTTCAATCAGCACGTCGCTTGGGGTCTGCTCGGCAACAAGCTTTTCGCCGCTGGCGGTCGATATGTCGAAATCTACTACTTTATCATCGCTGCGATTCTCCTGTGCCTTTTCGTGTTCGCTATGCAGAAGCGATATCCCGCCTCAACCTGGCGCCTGGTCAACCCGATCTTGCTTGTCGCATCGGGTACCAAAATTCCTGTAAATACGGGTATCAACTTCTCGTCCTGGTTCGTCATGGCTTTCATTTTCGGATACATCAtccacaagaagaagacgacttTGTGGAGAAAGTTCAATATGATTGTCGCTGTTGGGCTGGACGCTGGAGTGGCTATCGCGGTAATCATCATCTACTTTGCTCTCACATACACCGGCGCAGCGAACGGTTTCAAATGGTGGGGAAGTACGGTCCAAAGTCGGGGTTGCGACGCTGAGGGCTGCCCCCACCGGAGTATTGGTAGCTTGTCGAAGCCTGACGGTTGGTAA